From a single Aestuariibius sp. HNIBRBA575 genomic region:
- the rbfA gene encoding 30S ribosome-binding factor RbfA produces the protein MSKKRFSEGRGPSQRMLRVGEVIRRTLSEILQRGEIHDPDLGRMLITVGEVRVTPDLGIATAFVLPLGGKNAEEAIEVLARNKGELRRMIGRKAQLKHAPELRFRIDDTFDQIERTAALFDNDHIQQDLRTPTDDRETDEDDTV, from the coding sequence ATGTCAAAGAAAAGATTCAGCGAAGGCCGCGGGCCATCCCAACGAATGCTGCGCGTCGGCGAAGTCATTCGTCGTACATTGTCGGAAATTTTGCAGCGTGGCGAAATCCATGATCCTGATTTGGGACGCATGCTGATCACTGTCGGCGAGGTGCGCGTCACCCCCGATCTGGGCATCGCGACGGCGTTTGTCCTGCCTCTGGGTGGCAAAAACGCCGAAGAAGCCATCGAAGTTCTGGCCCGCAACAAAGGCGAGCTGCGCCGGATGATCGGCCGCAAGGCCCAGCTGAAACATGCGCCCGAATTGCGGTTTCGCATTGATGACACGTTCGATCAGATCGAACGCACAGCGGCGTTGTTTGACAATGACCACATCCAACAGGATTTGCGCACGCCGACCGATGACCGCGAAACCGATGAGGATGACACCGTATGA
- the dapB gene encoding 4-hydroxy-tetrahydrodipicolinate reductase, which translates to MSDLPGIVITGASGRMGQMLIQSVLNSDKCKLVGTIERPGHDWIGRDIGECMGGQAVGVTVDSDPLDAFARAQAVIDFTAPAATIEFAKLAAQARAVHVIGTTGMTEDDIAQLEPCARHAVIVRAGNMSLGVNLLVQLTQKVAAALDEDFDIEVIEAHHHHKIDAPSGTALMLGQAAADGRGVDLKDVTDSGRDGITGARKRGDIGFSAIRGGDIVGEHDVLFAAAGERIVLRHMATDRAIFARGALKAALWGQDQKPGEYDMFDVLGL; encoded by the coding sequence ATGAGCGATTTGCCCGGAATTGTGATCACTGGTGCATCAGGCCGGATGGGCCAGATGTTGATTCAGTCAGTTTTGAACAGCGACAAATGCAAATTGGTCGGCACGATTGAACGCCCCGGCCATGACTGGATCGGGCGCGACATCGGCGAATGTATGGGCGGCCAAGCGGTCGGCGTGACCGTGGACAGCGATCCGCTGGATGCGTTTGCGCGGGCACAGGCGGTGATTGACTTTACCGCCCCCGCCGCAACAATCGAATTTGCTAAATTGGCCGCGCAGGCCCGTGCTGTGCATGTGATTGGCACAACCGGCATGACCGAGGATGACATCGCCCAGCTGGAACCATGCGCGCGCCACGCTGTGATTGTGCGGGCGGGCAACATGTCGTTGGGCGTGAACCTGTTGGTGCAATTGACCCAAAAAGTCGCGGCCGCCTTGGACGAAGATTTCGATATCGAAGTGATCGAAGCCCATCACCATCACAAAATCGACGCCCCATCAGGCACGGCCCTGATGCTGGGGCAGGCGGCGGCGGATGGGCGCGGCGTCGATCTAAAGGACGTGACCGATTCTGGTCGTGACGGCATAACGGGCGCGCGCAAACGCGGCGATATCGGGTTTTCAGCGATCCGGGGCGGCGACATTGTGGGCGAACATGATGTGCTATTTGCCGCAGCTGGTGAACGCATCGTGCTGCGCCACATGGCAACGGATCGGGCGATTTTTGCGCGCGGCGCGCTCAAAGCGGCGCTGTGGGGCCAAGATCAGAAACCCGGCGAATATGACATGTTTGATGTGCTGGGGCTGTAA
- a CDS encoding DUF1674 domain-containing protein, producing MSDTQDTDKDLPDAAKRALAEAEERRAKAKDAMPVELGGRDGPEPVRYGDWEKKGIAVDF from the coding sequence ATGTCTGATACGCAAGATACCGACAAAGATTTGCCAGATGCCGCCAAACGCGCCCTGGCTGAGGCCGAAGAACGGCGCGCCAAAGCCAAAGACGCGATGCCGGTCGAACTGGGCGGGCGCGATGGCCCCGAACCGGTGCGCTATGGCGATTGGGAAAAAAAGGGCATCGCCGTCGATTTTTAG